From Pseudomonas sp. stari2, a single genomic window includes:
- a CDS encoding nucleoside-specific channel-forming protein Tsx → MHASFCRRRRGAPPFAVSLLLAGVTGFLSHSVLAQPALPEESAQGEALSPEASPPKKGAYLSDWYNQDLMLIGSKDISFGPQPADDIYLEYEYFGRKGPFELYGYIDIPKIFNIGNSHDKGVWDHGSPVFMEHEPRISIDYLAGRSLAIGPFKEWYVAFDWIYDHGSRKENRANTLYSGLGTDIDTHSRVNLSANLYGRYQWENYGASNEYSWDGYRAQLKYIVPIDKFSNGASLTYIGFTNFDFGSDLHKDNPARTANATVATNVLLYSFTHLRFTLVGRYFHNGGNWEDGSELNFGDGNFRARSNGWGYYAGIGYQF, encoded by the coding sequence ATGCACGCATCTTTCTGCCGCCGACGTCGTGGTGCGCCCCCGTTTGCTGTTTCTTTGCTACTGGCTGGCGTTACCGGATTTCTCAGTCACAGCGTACTTGCCCAACCTGCCCTGCCCGAAGAATCGGCCCAGGGCGAAGCCCTCAGCCCCGAAGCCAGCCCGCCGAAAAAAGGCGCGTACCTGTCGGACTGGTACAACCAGGACCTGATGCTGATCGGCAGCAAGGACATCAGCTTCGGCCCGCAACCGGCCGACGATATCTACCTGGAATATGAATACTTCGGGCGTAAAGGGCCGTTCGAGCTGTACGGCTACATCGACATTCCGAAGATCTTCAACATCGGCAACAGCCACGACAAAGGCGTATGGGACCACGGCTCACCGGTGTTCATGGAACACGAACCGCGCATCTCCATCGACTACCTCGCCGGCCGCAGCCTGGCCATCGGACCGTTCAAGGAATGGTACGTGGCGTTCGACTGGATCTACGACCACGGCAGCCGCAAGGAAAACCGCGCCAACACGCTGTACAGCGGTTTGGGTACCGACATCGACACCCACTCGCGGGTCAACCTGTCGGCCAACCTGTACGGGCGCTACCAGTGGGAAAACTACGGCGCCAGCAATGAATATTCGTGGGACGGCTACCGTGCGCAGCTCAAGTACATCGTGCCGATCGACAAATTCAGCAACGGTGCCTCGCTGACCTACATTGGTTTCACCAACTTCGACTTCGGCTCGGACCTGCACAAGGACAACCCGGCACGCACCGCCAATGCCACAGTGGCGACCAACGTATTGCTGTACTCGTTCACCCACCTGCGCTTCACCCTGGTCGGCCGTTATTTCCACAACGGCGGCAACTGGGAAGACGGCAGCGAGCTGAACTTCGGCGACGGCAATTTCCGCGCACGTTCCAATGGCTGGGGTTACTACGCCGGCATCGGTTATCAGTTCTGA
- a CDS encoding purine nucleoside permease, producing MKAMTHVSLAAAALLSSSVWAAEAPIQPKVVLITMFAPEAQNWIERLELKQEIRVPGLSAEYPTIRCNTQQVCLMTTGMGQTNAAASTLALALSPKFDLRKSYFLIAGIAGISPKHGTIGTAAWAHYLVEFGTQWELDSRDAPSSWPTGYLGINTKGPNEKPPLDYKTEVFELNPKLQAKAFALSHKVELSESKESAAWRLKYPAAPANQPPVVTRCDTLAGNTWFSGTRLSERAEVWTKLLTDNKGEYCTTQQEDNSTYEALLRASREGLVDVQRLAVVRAGSDFDRPAPGGSEVDNLLKYADQGGFVPALENLYRAGNPLVQDILKHWSAWENGIPQS from the coding sequence ATGAAAGCAATGACGCATGTATCACTGGCCGCTGCGGCCCTGCTCTCCTCCTCCGTCTGGGCGGCCGAGGCACCGATTCAACCGAAAGTGGTGCTGATCACCATGTTCGCCCCGGAAGCGCAAAACTGGATCGAGCGCCTCGAACTCAAGCAGGAAATCCGCGTACCGGGCCTGTCGGCCGAGTACCCGACCATCCGCTGCAACACGCAGCAGGTGTGCCTGATGACCACGGGCATGGGCCAGACCAACGCCGCCGCTTCGACCCTGGCACTGGCGCTGTCACCGAAGTTCGACCTGCGCAAAAGCTACTTCCTGATTGCCGGGATTGCCGGCATCAGCCCCAAGCACGGGACCATCGGCACCGCCGCCTGGGCGCATTATCTGGTCGAGTTCGGCACTCAGTGGGAACTGGATTCGCGCGATGCGCCCTCGAGCTGGCCGACCGGTTACCTCGGCATCAACACCAAAGGCCCGAACGAAAAACCACCGCTGGACTACAAGACCGAAGTCTTCGAACTCAACCCGAAACTGCAAGCCAAGGCCTTCGCCCTGAGCCACAAGGTCGAACTGAGCGAGAGCAAGGAGTCGGCCGCGTGGCGCCTGAAATACCCGGCAGCACCGGCCAATCAACCGCCGGTGGTCACCCGTTGCGACACGCTGGCGGGCAACACCTGGTTCTCCGGCACACGCCTGAGCGAACGCGCCGAGGTCTGGACCAAATTGCTGACCGACAACAAGGGCGAGTACTGCACCACCCAACAGGAAGACAACTCCACCTACGAGGCTTTGTTGCGCGCCAGCCGCGAGGGCCTGGTGGACGTGCAGCGTCTGGCCGTGGTGCGCGCCGGCTCTGACTTCGACCGTCCGGCGCCGGGCGGCAGCGAAGTGGACAACCTGCTCAAGTACGCCGATCAGGGCGGATTTGTGCCGGCCCTGGAAAACCTCTACCGCGCGGGCAATCCGTTGGTGCAGGACATCCTGAAGCACTGGTCGGCGTGGGAAAACGGCATCCCGCAGTCCTGA
- a CDS encoding zinc-binding alcohol dehydrogenase family protein: MKALQFDKTGELSSLRFVEVPTPVPGADEVLVQIKAAGLNPSDVKNVLGRFPYTTLPRIPGRDFAGVVVEGPQALIGQEVWGTGRELGFFADGSHAQFVKLPANGVAHKPSHLSFTQAASLGVPYTTAWDALERSLVSAETRLLVIGGGAVATAALALAKVRGAQLLAAARRPEQVKDLQAQGYQTIQLDKPEDLGAQVNAVYRGGADVIFDTTGFWLPASVAALAPFGRIAIIAAPVDGHVQLPALALYRKGGSVVGINSLLYGVEACAAMLEQFGRFFDEDLLPLPQGLVEAPLAEGLARYADVNQGSGDKVILIP, translated from the coding sequence ATGAAAGCACTGCAATTCGATAAAACCGGCGAGCTGTCGTCCCTGCGCTTCGTCGAGGTGCCGACGCCGGTGCCGGGGGCCGACGAGGTGCTGGTGCAGATCAAGGCGGCGGGCCTCAATCCCAGCGACGTGAAGAACGTGCTCGGGCGCTTCCCGTACACCACGCTGCCACGTATTCCCGGTCGGGATTTTGCCGGTGTCGTGGTCGAAGGGCCGCAGGCGTTGATCGGTCAGGAAGTCTGGGGCACCGGGCGTGAGTTGGGCTTTTTCGCCGATGGCTCCCATGCGCAGTTCGTCAAACTGCCGGCCAATGGCGTGGCGCACAAGCCTTCGCATTTGAGCTTCACCCAGGCTGCCAGCCTAGGCGTGCCTTACACCACGGCGTGGGATGCGCTGGAACGCAGTCTGGTCAGCGCTGAAACCCGTTTGCTGGTGATCGGCGGCGGGGCGGTGGCGACGGCGGCTCTGGCGCTGGCCAAAGTGCGTGGCGCGCAGTTGCTGGCGGCGGCGCGGCGGCCGGAGCAGGTCAAGGACTTGCAGGCTCAGGGTTATCAGACGATTCAGCTGGATAAACCCGAAGATCTGGGTGCACAGGTCAACGCGGTGTACCGCGGTGGCGCCGATGTGATCTTCGACACCACCGGTTTCTGGCTGCCGGCCTCAGTCGCGGCATTGGCGCCCTTCGGGCGGATCGCGATCATCGCTGCGCCAGTGGACGGCCATGTACAACTGCCGGCGCTGGCCCTGTATCGCAAGGGTGGCTCCGTGGTCGGCATCAACTCGTTGCTGTACGGCGTTGAAGCCTGTGCGGCGATGCTCGAGCAGTTCGGCCGGTTCTTCGACGAAGACCTGCTGCCACTGCCGCAAGGACTGGTCGAAGCACCGTTGGCCGAAGGGCTGGCGCGCTATGCGGATGTGAATCAGGGCAGCGGTGACAAAGTGATTCTTATCCCCTGA
- a CDS encoding DUF1427 family protein, with protein MNYLISLGIGLGVGLLYGALDFRSPAPPAIALVGLLGMLAGEQLWPMGRQLVSGWLS; from the coding sequence ATGAACTACCTGATTTCCCTGGGCATCGGTCTGGGCGTCGGCCTGTTGTATGGCGCGCTGGATTTCCGTTCCCCGGCACCGCCGGCCATCGCGCTGGTCGGCCTGTTGGGCATGCTGGCGGGCGAGCAGTTGTGGCCGATGGGCCGGCAATTGGTCAGTGGCTGGCTGTCCTGA
- a CDS encoding helix-turn-helix transcriptional regulator, whose translation MALAAPPDLSDTDVPVQPLARTYPRGLFIEPHEHVWGQLLYAMSGVMWVETPHEALVVPPQRAVWLPPGVPHGIRVVSDLQMRNIYLRPALAATLDQTVQVIEVGGLLRELIVGLVAQGDSGDAEYYEALVGLALLELKRARRSQLKIPLPDDADRRLMSLCQAVMAAPSLDIPFEQHAENAGASVRTLARLFKEGLGMGFAEWRRQVQLATAVAELIQGVPVSVIARELGYSPSSFSDMFRRELGVAPSQFGAGQLSG comes from the coding sequence ATGGCCCTCGCTGCGCCCCCTGATCTGAGTGATACCGATGTGCCGGTGCAGCCGCTGGCGCGCACCTATCCGCGTGGTTTGTTCATCGAGCCGCACGAGCATGTCTGGGGGCAGTTGCTGTATGCGATGAGCGGTGTGATGTGGGTCGAGACCCCGCACGAGGCGCTGGTGGTGCCACCGCAACGGGCGGTGTGGTTACCGCCGGGCGTGCCCCACGGGATTCGGGTGGTGTCGGATTTGCAGATGCGCAATATCTACCTGCGTCCGGCACTGGCGGCGACGCTGGATCAGACGGTGCAGGTGATTGAGGTCGGTGGTCTGCTGCGTGAGTTGATCGTCGGGCTGGTGGCGCAGGGCGACAGCGGCGATGCCGAATATTACGAAGCGCTGGTCGGGCTGGCGTTGCTGGAGCTGAAACGCGCAAGGCGTTCACAGTTGAAGATCCCTCTGCCGGATGATGCTGACCGGCGGCTGATGAGTCTGTGTCAGGCGGTGATGGCCGCGCCGTCGCTGGATATTCCTTTTGAGCAGCACGCCGAAAACGCCGGGGCCAGCGTGCGTACGCTTGCACGGTTGTTCAAGGAAGGGCTGGGCATGGGCTTTGCCGAGTGGCGGCGTCAGGTGCAGTTGGCGACGGCAGTGGCCGAGTTGATTCAGGGCGTGCCGGTCAGTGTGATTGCCCGTGAGCTGGGTTATTCGCCGAGCAGTTTCAGCGACATGTTCCGCCGGGAGCTGGGTGTCGCGCCTTCGCAGTTCGGTGCCGGTCAGCTTTCAGGCTGA
- a CDS encoding DUF6555 family protein, with the protein MNNAKLYVIDYTLHGAPKSFIIRSDKMDNTEAWHWASCDAGVGRIPRFGREKVQKTSKPMAEKFGVENVTWRPAS; encoded by the coding sequence ATGAACAACGCAAAACTTTACGTCATCGATTACACCCTTCACGGCGCGCCAAAGTCGTTCATTATCCGCTCGGACAAAATGGACAACACCGAGGCGTGGCACTGGGCAAGCTGCGACGCCGGGGTGGGCCGCATCCCGCGCTTCGGCCGGGAAAAAGTGCAAAAGACCAGCAAGCCGATGGCAGAAAAATTCGGCGTGGAAAACGTCACGTGGCGACCGGCAAGCTAA
- a CDS encoding metallothionein, producing the protein MADRKCDCPGCSCKIKEGEHSYVAHGKHYCCEACAHHHKGGEECSGKGCHCAHPK; encoded by the coding sequence ATGGCCGATAGAAAATGCGATTGCCCGGGATGTAGCTGCAAGATCAAGGAAGGCGAGCATTCCTACGTGGCGCACGGCAAGCACTATTGCTGTGAGGCCTGCGCTCATCACCACAAGGGCGGTGAGGAGTGCTCCGGCAAGGGTTGCCATTGCGCTCACCCGAAATAA
- a CDS encoding DMT family transporter translates to MSLVILLAVVVLAGAVLSVQAAINGRLGETVGVLRSSLLTFVVGAVSTALLILFFEPAHAVSLLDVPKWQLSGALFGVVYMMVMVGAVPRVGTAVATVAVIVGQLGMGMLIDNFGWLGNPAIELSGARVLAMVCLGLALVFMYRSSVRQAV, encoded by the coding sequence ATGAGTCTGGTGATTTTGTTGGCGGTGGTGGTGTTGGCCGGTGCGGTGTTGAGTGTGCAGGCGGCGATCAATGGGCGGTTGGGGGAGACTGTTGGGGTGTTGCGCAGCAGCCTTCTGACTTTCGTGGTCGGCGCGGTGAGTACGGCTCTCCTGATCCTGTTTTTCGAGCCTGCTCATGCCGTCAGCCTGCTGGACGTGCCGAAATGGCAGCTCAGCGGTGCTTTGTTCGGTGTGGTTTATATGATGGTCATGGTCGGTGCGGTGCCGCGCGTTGGTACGGCCGTGGCCACGGTGGCGGTGATTGTCGGGCAGCTTGGAATGGGGATGCTGATCGATAACTTTGGCTGGCTGGGTAACCCTGCCATCGAGCTGTCGGGGGCGCGGGTTTTGGCAATGGTCTGCCTGGGGCTGGCGCTGGTGTTCATGTATCGCAGTAGTGTGCGTCAGGCTGTTTGA
- a CDS encoding DMT family transporter: MQSFDEVSTAPTPVARPGLRLLLLPLVILAGMGLSVEAGLLGPLGEQVGHLWATLSIFGVGSAILFLLLLFAGPQKGPALTDLPRWQLIGGFLGPMYVVVLTLATPHIGIAMTMIAILSGQVGKSVLIDHFGWFGAARKKVNAERWLALGLIVAALVLIARG; encoded by the coding sequence ATGCAGTCGTTTGATGAAGTGAGTACTGCGCCGACACCTGTCGCCCGGCCGGGTTTGCGATTGTTGCTGTTGCCGTTGGTGATTCTGGCCGGCATGGGGTTGTCGGTGGAGGCCGGGTTGCTGGGGCCGCTGGGTGAGCAGGTCGGGCACCTGTGGGCGACTTTGAGCATCTTCGGGGTTGGCTCGGCGATTCTGTTTTTGCTGTTGCTGTTTGCGGGGCCACAGAAGGGCCCGGCGCTGACCGATCTGCCGCGCTGGCAGTTGATCGGCGGGTTTCTGGGGCCGATGTATGTGGTGGTGTTGACGCTGGCGACGCCGCATATCGGGATTGCGATGACCATGATCGCGATTCTGTCGGGGCAGGTTGGCAAAAGTGTCCTGATCGACCATTTCGGCTGGTTTGGGGCTGCGCGCAAGAAGGTCAATGCCGAGCGTTGGCTGGCGTTGGGGTTGATTGTGGCGGCACTGGTTTTGATTGCGCGGGGGTGA
- a CDS encoding LysR family transcriptional regulator has translation MHGLNELGFKALRLFVAVLDHGSFSEVARREGVAPSSISRQIQLMEHALNQQLLYRHTRAVTPTEAGRMLGHHARLVLVQLEEAEQALQEQQSEPTGLVRINAPVVFGQRHLTPWLGRLCERYPKLQLDIQQTDHYIDPLQEGADLLFRIGPLHDSSMQARILAPHRFQVAASPAYLKRFGTPQHPEDLARHQCLAYKGATGQQRWFFRQDQGEWTPYSVKGPITGNHADTLTQAAEQGLGLVMFPSWLIGEAVREGTLVPVLGEYQVSNSVEPQQIAVLWPGSRRLSVKVRTVIDFFVECFGEVPYWDRP, from the coding sequence ATGCACGGGCTCAACGAACTGGGATTCAAGGCGCTAAGGCTGTTTGTGGCGGTACTCGACCACGGCAGTTTTTCCGAAGTAGCCCGCCGCGAGGGAGTGGCGCCCTCCTCGATTTCCCGGCAGATCCAGTTGATGGAACACGCGCTGAACCAGCAACTGCTTTACCGCCACACCCGCGCGGTAACACCCACCGAAGCCGGACGCATGCTCGGCCACCACGCGCGGCTGGTGCTGGTGCAACTGGAGGAAGCCGAACAGGCGTTGCAGGAACAGCAAAGCGAGCCCACCGGCCTGGTGCGAATCAACGCCCCGGTGGTGTTCGGCCAACGTCATCTGACGCCATGGCTAGGCCGTCTGTGCGAGCGCTACCCAAAGCTGCAACTGGACATCCAGCAGACCGATCACTACATCGATCCGCTGCAGGAAGGCGCCGACCTGCTGTTCCGCATCGGCCCATTGCACGACTCGAGCATGCAGGCGCGAATCCTCGCGCCGCACCGCTTTCAGGTCGCGGCCAGCCCAGCGTATCTCAAGCGTTTCGGCACGCCACAGCATCCCGAAGACCTCGCGCGCCATCAATGTCTGGCCTACAAGGGCGCGACCGGTCAGCAGCGTTGGTTCTTCCGTCAGGATCAGGGCGAGTGGACGCCGTATTCAGTGAAAGGCCCGATTACCGGCAATCATGCGGACACCCTGACCCAGGCCGCCGAACAGGGTTTGGGGCTGGTGATGTTTCCGTCATGGCTGATCGGCGAGGCGGTGCGCGAGGGTACGCTGGTGCCGGTGTTGGGGGAGTATCAGGTGTCGAACAGCGTTGAGCCGCAGCAGATTGCGGTGCTGTGGCCGGGGAGTCGGCGGTTGTCGGTGAAGGTGCGGACAGTGATTGATTTCTTTGTTGAGTGTTTTGGGGAGGTGCCGTATTGGGACAGACCCTGA
- a CDS encoding methyl-accepting chemotaxis protein: MRLSLKAKVLSLAVLPVLLFALVISLTTLFILQEQAHKEVEQTRERLLGDAKATLASYVAVAMTTIKPLYDAATPGDAEARAQVIKLLSGIKYGKDGYFFGYDSETVRLFKSTDPEGVGKSFKDNRDPNGVYVNRDLVKVAKDGTHYLQYSSPLPGNAQVLVPKLGYTEYLAKWDMAVGTSVNLDGIEAQVALVQAQVQERMEGVVLSIVGVAVIVLLVIAVAGLVLANTILRPLTLMKANLDDIAAGEGDLTRRLTITSQDELGELAGSFNRFVDKIHGLVRQITEMTSQLTGLVTQVSDQAQRSDQAMERQRHETDQVATAINEMSAAAQEVAKSAQNAAVAAQQTDEEGQTAKRVVAGSIKQIHALVDDIRSSGLSLDSLQQDVSSIVGVLGVIRSIAEQTNLLALNAAIEAARAGEAGRGFAVVADEVRALASRTQISTQEIQGMIDRLQAGTQSAVEAMRRSSEAGDGTSAQANQAGASLDAMADLIATINSMNAQIASAAEEQTAVAEEINRSVHQIAVAVDNVADETQLGAQTSRSLADLGQRLGKLVGQFRI; this comes from the coding sequence ATGCGCCTGAGTCTCAAGGCTAAAGTCCTGTCCCTTGCCGTCCTTCCGGTCTTGCTCTTTGCGCTGGTGATCAGCCTGACCACGCTGTTCATTCTCCAGGAGCAGGCGCACAAGGAAGTCGAACAGACCCGCGAGCGCCTGCTCGGCGACGCCAAGGCTACCCTGGCCAGCTACGTCGCCGTGGCCATGACCACCATCAAACCTTTGTACGACGCCGCCACCCCCGGTGACGCCGAGGCGCGGGCGCAGGTGATCAAGCTGCTGTCAGGCATCAAGTACGGCAAGGATGGCTATTTCTTCGGCTACGACTCCGAGACCGTGCGCCTGTTCAAGTCCACCGATCCTGAAGGCGTGGGCAAGAGTTTCAAGGACAACCGCGACCCGAACGGCGTCTACGTCAACCGCGACCTGGTGAAAGTGGCGAAGGACGGTACTCACTACCTGCAATACAGCTCGCCGCTGCCGGGCAATGCGCAGGTGCTGGTGCCGAAACTCGGCTACACCGAATACCTGGCGAAGTGGGACATGGCGGTCGGTACGTCGGTCAACCTCGATGGCATCGAGGCGCAAGTGGCGCTGGTTCAGGCCCAGGTTCAGGAGCGTATGGAAGGCGTGGTGTTGAGCATCGTCGGCGTGGCGGTGATCGTGTTGCTGGTGATCGCGGTGGCGGGGCTGGTGCTGGCAAATACCATTCTGCGGCCGCTGACTCTGATGAAAGCCAACCTTGACGACATCGCGGCGGGTGAGGGCGACCTGACCCGTCGCCTGACCATCACCAGTCAGGATGAACTCGGCGAACTGGCCGGCTCGTTCAACCGTTTCGTCGACAAGATCCACGGTCTGGTGCGGCAGATCACTGAAATGACTTCGCAACTGACTGGGCTAGTGACGCAAGTGTCGGATCAGGCCCAGCGCTCCGATCAGGCCATGGAACGTCAGCGTCACGAGACCGATCAGGTGGCGACGGCGATCAACGAAATGTCCGCCGCCGCGCAAGAAGTCGCCAAGAGTGCACAGAACGCCGCCGTCGCCGCGCAGCAGACCGACGAAGAAGGCCAGACCGCCAAACGCGTGGTGGCCGGCAGCATCAAGCAGATTCATGCGCTGGTGGACGATATCCGTAGCAGCGGTTTGTCCCTCGACAGCTTGCAACAGGACGTGTCGTCGATCGTTGGCGTGCTCGGGGTGATCCGCTCGATTGCCGAACAGACCAACCTGCTGGCACTCAACGCAGCGATTGAAGCGGCCCGGGCCGGCGAGGCGGGGCGCGGGTTTGCGGTGGTGGCGGATGAGGTGCGGGCGCTGGCGTCGCGCACGCAGATCAGCACTCAGGAAATTCAGGGGATGATCGACCGTTTGCAGGCAGGTACGCAGTCGGCGGTCGAGGCGATGCGCCGGTCCAGCGAGGCGGGTGACGGTACGTCGGCTCAGGCCAATCAGGCCGGAGCATCGCTGGATGCCATGGCGGATCTGATCGCCACCATCAACTCGATGAACGCACAGATTGCCAGTGCTGCCGAAGAGCAGACGGCCGTGGCTGAGGAGATCAACCGAAGCGTGCATCAGATCGCGGTGGCGGTGGATAACGTGGCGGATGAAACCCAGTTGGGGGCGCAGACGTCGCGCAGTCTCGCGGATTTGGGGCAGCGGTTGGGCAAGCTGGTCGGTCAGTTCCGGATCTGA
- a CDS encoding Na+/H+ antiporter NhaC family protein produces the protein MNAVIAAVGVMLILSLSRVHVVIALIVGALVGGLTGGLGIDATLKAFNSGLGGGATVALSYALLGAFAVAIAKSGLAHALADKALTMVDRQHASGGGSVKWLLIGLLWVVAIASQNILPIHIAFIPLLVPPLLYVLTKLQLDRRLIACVMTFGLITPYMVFPVGFGNIFLNQILLANVSKAGVDISQVNVMHAMAIPAAGMVFGLLMAVFFSYRKKRVYDLEKIEQVEQVSVAYNPMTIGIAGLAIAAAFIIQLLLDSMIIGALAGFLIFSASGIVKWRETDGLFTEGMKMMAMIGFIMIAASGFAEVLKATGEVRTLVESAAAQIDHSKAIGALLMLLVGLMVTIGIGSSFSTVPILAAIFVPLCVQLGFSPMAIVCIVGTAGALGDTGSPASDSTLGPTSGLNIDGQHHHIWDTVVPTFLHYNLPLLAAGWMAAMVL, from the coding sequence ATGAATGCAGTGATTGCTGCGGTCGGCGTCATGCTGATCCTCAGCCTGTCCCGAGTGCATGTGGTAATCGCGTTGATCGTCGGTGCGCTGGTCGGTGGCCTGACCGGCGGCCTGGGCATCGACGCCACGCTCAAGGCGTTCAACAGTGGCCTGGGCGGGGGGGCGACAGTGGCGTTGTCCTACGCGTTACTCGGCGCTTTCGCCGTGGCGATTGCCAAGTCGGGCCTGGCCCATGCGCTGGCTGACAAGGCCCTGACGATGGTCGATCGTCAGCACGCATCCGGTGGCGGCAGCGTCAAATGGCTGCTGATCGGCTTGCTGTGGGTGGTGGCGATCGCTTCGCAGAACATCTTGCCGATCCACATTGCGTTCATTCCATTGCTGGTGCCGCCGCTTCTATATGTATTGACCAAGCTGCAACTGGATCGCCGGCTGATCGCCTGCGTCATGACCTTCGGCCTGATCACGCCGTACATGGTGTTTCCGGTCGGTTTCGGCAACATCTTCCTCAACCAGATCCTGCTGGCCAACGTCAGCAAGGCCGGCGTCGATATCAGCCAGGTCAACGTCATGCACGCGATGGCCATTCCGGCCGCAGGTATGGTGTTTGGGCTGTTGATGGCGGTGTTCTTCAGCTACCGCAAAAAGCGTGTCTATGATCTGGAGAAGATTGAGCAGGTTGAACAGGTCAGCGTCGCCTACAACCCGATGACCATTGGCATTGCCGGTCTGGCTATTGCTGCAGCCTTCATTATCCAGCTGCTGCTGGACTCGATGATTATCGGGGCGCTGGCCGGTTTCCTGATTTTCTCGGCGTCGGGCATCGTAAAGTGGCGCGAGACTGACGGCCTGTTCACCGAAGGCATGAAAATGATGGCGATGATCGGCTTCATCATGATCGCCGCCTCGGGTTTTGCCGAAGTATTGAAGGCCACCGGTGAGGTGCGCACGCTGGTCGAAAGCGCGGCGGCGCAGATCGATCACAGCAAGGCCATTGGCGCGTTGCTGATGCTGTTGGTGGGGCTGATGGTGACCATCGGTATCGGTTCGTCCTTCTCCACGGTGCCGATCCTCGCGGCGATTTTCGTCCCGCTGTGCGTACAGCTGGGTTTCAGCCCGATGGCGATCGTCTGCATCGTCGGCACTGCCGGGGCTTTGGGCGACACCGGTTCGCCGGCCTCGGACTCGACCCTCGGCCCGACCTCCGGCTTGAACATCGACGGTCAGCACCACCACATCTGGGACACCGTGGTGCCAACCTTCCTGCATTACAACCTGCCGTTGCTGGCGGCGGGCTGGATGGCCGCGATGGTCTTGTAA